The genomic DNA CATGTGGGCCAAGTACGGAGACAAACGCATCGTTGACGCGCCGATCAGCGAGGCCGGATTCATCGGCATGGGCGTGGGCGCCTCCATGCTCGGCATCCGCCCGGTTATGGAACTCATGTTCTTCAGCTTCGCCTACGTGGCCTGGGACCAGATGATCAACAACGCCTCCGCCGTGCGCTATATGTCCGGAGGAAAAATCAACTGCCCCATCGTCGTCCGCGGCCCGGCCAACGGCGGTACCAACGTCGGTGCCACCCACTCCCACACCCCGGAAAACGCCATCGCCAATGTCCCCGGCCTCAAGGTCGTCTGTCCCGCCACCGCCTACGATGCCAAGGGCCTGATCAAATCCGCCATCCGCGACAACGACCCGGTCTATTTCATGGAGAACACCCTTCTCTATGGCGAGTCCTGGGAGGTGCCCGAGGAAGAATACCTCGTCCCCATCGGCAAGGCCGACGTCAAGCGCGAGGGAACAGACCTGACCATCGTGGCCCATGGCCGTTGCGTCATCATGGCCCTCAAGGCCGCCGAACTCCTCCAGGCCGAACACGATCTCAGTGTCGAAGTGGTCGACCTCCGCTCCATCCGCCCGCTCGACGAGGACACCATCTGCGAATCCGTGCGCAAGACCCACCGTGTCCT from Candidatus Methylacidiphilales bacterium includes the following:
- a CDS encoding alpha-ketoacid dehydrogenase subunit beta; translated protein: MRKITYREALREGLSEEIERDENVVIIGEEVAQYNGAYKVTEGMWAKYGDKRIVDAPISEAGFIGMGVGASMLGIRPVMELMFFSFAYVAWDQMINNASAVRYMSGGKINCPIVVRGPANGGTNVGATHSHTPENAIANVPGLKVVCPATAYDAKGLIKSAIRDNDPVYFMENTLLYGESWEVPEEEYLVPIGKADVKREGTDLTIVAHGRCVIMALKAAELLQAEHDLSVEVVDLRSIRPLDEDTICESVRKTHRVLLVEENKPFCGVDAQISHLIQEKCFDDLDAPIKRLSAIDAPAIYSKPLEDFQIPNVDRIVKAALSVG